From Gopherus evgoodei ecotype Sinaloan lineage chromosome 15, rGopEvg1_v1.p, whole genome shotgun sequence, one genomic window encodes:
- the AXIN2 gene encoding axin-2, with product MSSAVLLTHLPDPSSSFREDAPRPPVPGEEGETPCQQPASSFVMKSQSFKAMSISSNPRRNEDGLGEPEGSASPDSPLARWTKSLHSLLGDQDGACLFRTFLEREKCVDTLDFWFACNGFRQMDLKDTKTLRVAKAIYKRYIENNSIVSKQLKPATKTYIRDSIKKQQIDSIMFDQAQTEIQTVMEENAYQMFLTSDIYLEYVRSGGENPAYINSNGLGTLKVVCGYLPTLNEEEEWSCVDFKNKILPSVVGLSSKTLRVTANVRATETAENGYRSFKRNDPINPYHVNSGYVFAPGTSANDSEISSDALTDDSMSMTDSSVDGIPPYRLGSKKQLQREMHRSVKANGQVSLPHFPRTHRLPKEMTPVEPATFAAELISRLEKLKQEQEMMDSLEERLQQIKEEEEKEGSELPANTQTNREAATTQHQQHPLSLLPSGSYEEDPQAILDDHLSRVLKTPGCQSPGMGRHSPRSHSPDRLPGGKPQPSMVSPAACTLISKGFITKQTTKHVHHHYIHHHTIPKTKEQIEAEAAQRVQCFCPGGSDSNCYSKCKSHSKGTELLLEQFGKTGTLTKRNSKGTDGVALPAGEAGLSAVPGLQLPGGEADRSQNVWQWMLESERQNKHKPHSTQSTKKAYNLESTKGIPGERPARHHLWGNNNHPRGAQPAHPFVQDPTMPPLTPPNTLAQLEEACRRLAEVSKPPKQRCSTSNQQRDRNHSSSVQGGNAPFCNASLTTEDHKEPKKLPVVHASQSSELVVTYFFCGEEIPYRRMLKAQSLTLGHFKEQLSKKGNYRYYFKKASDEFDCGAVFEEIWEDDTILPMYEGRILGKVERID from the exons ATGAGCAGCGCTGTGTTGCTGACTCACCTTCCAGACCCCAGCAGCAGCTTCAGGGAAGACGCCCCCCGCCCACCTGTGCCAGGCGAGGAAGGAGAGACACCATGCCAACAGCCTGCAAGCTCGTTTGTCATGAAAAGCCAAAGCTTCAAGGCCATGTCAATTTCTTCCAACCCAAGGAGGAATGAGGATGGTCTTGGAGAGCCAGAAGGCAGTGCATCTCCAGACTCCCCTCTGGCAAGATGGACCAAATCCCTGCATTCCTTATTGGGGGATCAAGATGGTGCCTGTCTCTTTCGGACCTTCCTGGAAAGAGAGAAATGTGTGGATACCTTAGACTTCTGGTTTGCCTGCAATGGCTTCAGGCAGATGGACCTTAAGGATACCAAAACTTTAAGAGTAGCCAAAGCTATATACAAAAGGTACATTGAAAACAACAGCATTGTCTCCAAGCAGCTCAAGCCTGCCACTAAGACCTATATAAGAGATAGTATCAAGAAGCAGCAGATCGATTCTATAATGTTTGATCAGGCACAGACTGAAATTCAGACTGTGATGGAGGAAAATGCTTACCAGATGTTTTTAACTTCTGATATATACCTCGAATATGtaaggagtgggggagagaatcCTGCTTATATTAACAGCAATGGACTGGGGACCTTAAAAGTTGTCTGTGGCTATCTCCCAACCTTGAATGAAGAAGAAGAATGGAGCTGTgtggactttaaaaacaaaatcttgcCTTCTGTAGTTGGGCTATCCAGCAAGACTTTGAGGGTTACAGCAAATGTCAGAGCTACAGAAACGGCTGAGAATGGATACAG GTCATTCAAGAGGAACGATCCTATTAACCCATACCATGTGAATTCGGGCTATGTTTTTGCCCCAGGAACTAGCGCAAATGATAGCGAAATATCTAGTGATGCCCTGACTGATGATTCCATGTCAATGACGGACAGTAGTGT AGATGGAATCCCTCCTTATAGACTTGGGAGCAAGAAGCAGCTCCAGAGGGAAATGCATCGTAGCGTTAAGGCCAATGGTCAAGTTTCTCTACCTCATTTTCCG AGAACCCACCGTCTTCCCAAGGAAATGACCCCTGTGGAACCAGCTACCTTTGCTGCTGAACTGATATCCCGGTTGGAAAAGCTGAAGCAAGAGCAAGAAATGATGGATAGTCTGGAGGAGAGGCTACAGCAAATCAAAGAG gaagaagagaaggagggaTCAGAGCTACCTGCAAACACGCAGACCAATCGGGAGGCAGCAACCACTCAGCATCAGCAGCACCCACTCAGTCTCCTGCCATCCGGCAGCTACGAGGAGGACCCGCAGGCGATCCTGGATGACCATCTATCGCGTGTGCTGAAGACTCCCGGCTGCCAGTCACCTGGCATGGGACGGCACAGCCCCCGCTCCCACTCCCCGGACCGCCTCCCAGGGGGCAAGCCACAACCAAGCATGGTATCACCAGCTGCCTGCACCCTCATCAGTAAGGGATTTATCACCAAGCAGACCACCAAGCACGTCCACCACCACTACATCCACCACCACACCATCCCCAAGACTAAAGAGCAGATAGAAGCCGAGGCAGCACAGCGGGTCCAGTGCTTCTGTCCTGGGGGCAGCGACTCCAACTGCTATTCAAAATGCAAGAGCCACTCAAAAGGGACGGAGCTTCTGCTGGAGCAGTTTGG CAAAACCGGCACGCTGACGAAGAGGAACAGCAAAGGAACGGATGGCGTCGCCCTGCCGGCTGGGGAAGCAGGGCTATCCGCAGTGCCCGGGCTCCAGCTACCTGGGGGCGAGGCGGATCGGTCACAGAACGTCTGGCAGTGGATGCTGGAGAGCGAGAGACAAAATAAGCACAAGCCTCATAG CACACAGAGCACAAAGAAGGCCTACAATTTGGAGTCCACCAAAGGGATCCCTGGTGAGCGCCCGGCCCGCCACCACCTGTGGGGGAACAACAATCACCCACGCGGGGCACAGCCTGCCCACCCATTCGTCCAGGATCCCACCATGCCCCCGCTGACCCCACCCAACACCCTCGCCCAGCTGGAGGAAGCCTGCCGCAGGCTAGCGGAAGTGTCCAAGCCTCCGAAACAAAG ATGTTCAACCTCAAATCAGCAGAGGGATCGAAACCACTCATCTTCTGTTCAGGGGGGAAATGCCCCTTTTTGCAATGCAAGTCTAACTACAGAAGA TCACAAAGAACCAAAGAAACTCCCAGTGGTTCATGCCTCCCAGTCCAGCGAGTTGGTTGTCACTTATTTTTTCTGTGGAGAAGAAATACCCTATAGGAGGATGTTAAAGGCCCAGAGCCTGACACTTGGGCACTTTAAAGAGCAGCTGAGCAAAAAGGGAAATTATAG GTATTATTTCAAAAAAGCAAGCGATGAATTTGACTGTGGTGCAGTTTTTGAAGAAATTTGGGAAGACGACACAATTCTGCCCATGTATGAAGGAAGGATTCTTGGAAAAGTAGAGAGGATTGATTGA